A section of the Humulus lupulus chromosome 2, drHumLupu1.1, whole genome shotgun sequence genome encodes:
- the LOC133818539 gene encoding uncharacterized protein LOC133818539 isoform X1 produces MKRAKTLLGYLREPRQHEILFQVVGYTLLSILSKFTKANQTEIEEIPQDVDANVMNLAKKTRGKTLLENLTKRNNDLRIINWNEKGQPVGTNSVQFSSFVGALVPEVVPYIISDWRKVSPIMRDVLWASIKAQYDLHDDWQKKMCFEMMAELWRAGKSRLVKDIINAKNESERLALKPDCIKSDVEWRAFVAKKISKEHLDIRAKYQERRKKVVPHTLSRRGYARIIDDMQKENEDVKISRIDAFRRAYTKKNGEPVNPTTSDIFGSLNEILLEDPKSGTTDNADEHALTKLFGNPKSGRLIGHGRGVTRSKLTVVDMCNSKISKLEEEQHNMKLKMTKMMNLLKEHLVVFLSCTYKP; encoded by the exons ATGAAAAGG GCTAAAACTCTACTTGGATATTTAAGAGAACCAAGGCAACACGAAATTCTTTTTCaagttgttgg GTACACTCTCCTATCCATTTTGTCAAAATTTACTAAGGCAAATCAAACTGAgattgaagaaatacctcaagatgtagatgcgaatgtaatgaacttagccaagaagacaaggggaaaaactctattggaaaatcttaccaagaggaacaatgacttaaggataataaattggaatgaaaaagggcaaccagttggtactaactcagtgcaattttcttcttttgtgggcgctcttgtgccagaggttgttccttacattatttcagattggaggaaagtttcaccaattatgagagatgttctttgggcatctattaag gcacaatatgacttacatgatgattggcaaaaaaagatgtgctttgaaatgatggcagaactatggagagctgggaaatctagacttgtaaaggatattatcaatgcaaaaaatgagagtgaacGACTAGCTTTAAAGCCagattgcataaaaagtgatgtagaatggagagcatttgttgccaaaaaaattagtaaagaacatttg gatataagggccaaataccaagagagaagaaagaaagttgttccacacaccttaagtcgaagaggatatgctcgaataatcgatgatatg cagaaagaaaatgaggatgttaaaatatctagaatcgatgcttttcggagagcctataccaagaagaatggtgaacctgtaaacccaacgacatctgatattttt ggttcattgaatgagattctccttgaagacccaaaatctggaactacagacaacgctgatgagcatgccttgacaaaattgtttggtaacccaaaatctggtcgtttaatcggacacggaagaggcgtaacaaggtcaaagctaactgttgttgatatgtgtaatagcaagatctccaagttagaagaagagcaacataatatgaagctcaaaatgactaaaatgatgaatctacttaaagaacacttggtggtatttctatcttgcacttataaaccttag
- the LOC133818539 gene encoding uncharacterized protein LOC133818539 isoform X2, which yields MKRAKTLLGYLREPRQHEILFQVVGYTLLSILSKFTKANQTEIEEIPQDVDANVMNLAKKTRGKTLLENLTKRNNDLRIINWNEKGQPVGTNSVQFSSFVGALVPEVVPYIISDWRKVSPIMRDVLWASIKAQYDLHDDWQKKMCFEMMAELWRAGKSRLVKDIINAKNESERLALKPDCIKSDVEWRAFVAKKISKEHLDIRAKYQERRKKVVPHTLSRRGYARIIDDMKENEDVKISRIDAFRRAYTKKNGEPVNPTTSDIFGSLNEILLEDPKSGTTDNADEHALTKLFGNPKSGRLIGHGRGVTRSKLTVVDMCNSKISKLEEEQHNMKLKMTKMMNLLKEHLVVFLSCTYKP from the exons ATGAAAAGG GCTAAAACTCTACTTGGATATTTAAGAGAACCAAGGCAACACGAAATTCTTTTTCaagttgttgg GTACACTCTCCTATCCATTTTGTCAAAATTTACTAAGGCAAATCAAACTGAgattgaagaaatacctcaagatgtagatgcgaatgtaatgaacttagccaagaagacaaggggaaaaactctattggaaaatcttaccaagaggaacaatgacttaaggataataaattggaatgaaaaagggcaaccagttggtactaactcagtgcaattttcttcttttgtgggcgctcttgtgccagaggttgttccttacattatttcagattggaggaaagtttcaccaattatgagagatgttctttgggcatctattaag gcacaatatgacttacatgatgattggcaaaaaaagatgtgctttgaaatgatggcagaactatggagagctgggaaatctagacttgtaaaggatattatcaatgcaaaaaatgagagtgaacGACTAGCTTTAAAGCCagattgcataaaaagtgatgtagaatggagagcatttgttgccaaaaaaattagtaaagaacatttg gatataagggccaaataccaagagagaagaaagaaagttgttccacacaccttaagtcgaagaggatatgctcgaataatcgatgatatg aaagaaaatgaggatgttaaaatatctagaatcgatgcttttcggagagcctataccaagaagaatggtgaacctgtaaacccaacgacatctgatattttt ggttcattgaatgagattctccttgaagacccaaaatctggaactacagacaacgctgatgagcatgccttgacaaaattgtttggtaacccaaaatctggtcgtttaatcggacacggaagaggcgtaacaaggtcaaagctaactgttgttgatatgtgtaatagcaagatctccaagttagaagaagagcaacataatatgaagctcaaaatgactaaaatgatgaatctacttaaagaacacttggtggtatttctatcttgcacttataaaccttag
- the LOC133818539 gene encoding uncharacterized protein LOC133818539 isoform X3, whose product MNLAKKTRGKTLLENLTKRNNDLRIINWNEKGQPVGTNSVQFSSFVGALVPEVVPYIISDWRKVSPIMRDVLWASIKAQYDLHDDWQKKMCFEMMAELWRAGKSRLVKDIINAKNESERLALKPDCIKSDVEWRAFVAKKISKEHLDIRAKYQERRKKVVPHTLSRRGYARIIDDMQKENEDVKISRIDAFRRAYTKKNGEPVNPTTSDIFGSLNEILLEDPKSGTTDNADEHALTKLFGNPKSGRLIGHGRGVTRSKLTVVDMCNSKISKLEEEQHNMKLKMTKMMNLLKEHLVVFLSCTYKP is encoded by the exons atgaacttagccaagaagacaaggggaaaaactctattggaaaatcttaccaagaggaacaatgacttaaggataataaattggaatgaaaaagggcaaccagttggtactaactcagtgcaattttcttcttttgtgggcgctcttgtgccagaggttgttccttacattatttcagattggaggaaagtttcaccaattatgagagatgttctttgggcatctattaag gcacaatatgacttacatgatgattggcaaaaaaagatgtgctttgaaatgatggcagaactatggagagctgggaaatctagacttgtaaaggatattatcaatgcaaaaaatgagagtgaacGACTAGCTTTAAAGCCagattgcataaaaagtgatgtagaatggagagcatttgttgccaaaaaaattagtaaagaacatttg gatataagggccaaataccaagagagaagaaagaaagttgttccacacaccttaagtcgaagaggatatgctcgaataatcgatgatatg cagaaagaaaatgaggatgttaaaatatctagaatcgatgcttttcggagagcctataccaagaagaatggtgaacctgtaaacccaacgacatctgatattttt ggttcattgaatgagattctccttgaagacccaaaatctggaactacagacaacgctgatgagcatgccttgacaaaattgtttggtaacccaaaatctggtcgtttaatcggacacggaagaggcgtaacaaggtcaaagctaactgttgttgatatgtgtaatagcaagatctccaagttagaagaagagcaacataatatgaagctcaaaatgactaaaatgatgaatctacttaaagaacacttggtggtatttctatcttgcacttataaaccttag